From Paenibacillus sp. V4I7, one genomic window encodes:
- a CDS encoding extracellular solute-binding protein, with the protein MKKTMIWGLSILLLAGTVLAGCSTNNAGSNNNAGSTNNPSASANANKSPVALKAFMIGDPELDMNTNKFTQEMNEKLNVKLNIQINSNETAKEKRQLALTSGDYPDIFLLNWSDVITPSELMKLGSQGVLLPLNELIDKYGPNIKKRMEEIPNYKSITAPDGNIYGLPAINECYHCSFGSKMWVNTEWLKKVGMEMPKTTEDFKKMLVAFKETDLNGNGKKDEIPLSGAVGNPVASVLMNAFINDDSGTHCNNAPCYFISKDGKAEFTANKPEFKAGLEYIASLYAEGLIDPGAFSQNGPAYKQVVNRDGIATTGVAIGLHPYVFFDPNNPIHLQYEAIPPLKGPSGVQTTGYGGGKNLGGANFAISNKANKEQQIAAIKLADYLVTDEGTIRATHGEKGVNWTEGTASDLDLNGKPAKYKPIVLPLGETRKHNNAWSEVGPFVKTKDFRASWAADQDIKAKAGYELRLFKATQLYDGFQPKESFPGNMFIDPAAVEEYTMLLTNINKYVDENKVKFITGNKKFASDWDAYIEGFNKLKLDRYLEITQKAMDSTKKK; encoded by the coding sequence GTGAAAAAAACAATGATTTGGGGACTTAGTATACTACTTCTTGCAGGTACGGTGTTGGCAGGCTGCTCAACAAATAACGCTGGCAGCAATAACAACGCTGGAAGCACGAATAATCCGTCAGCCTCCGCTAATGCGAATAAAAGTCCTGTAGCACTTAAGGCTTTTATGATCGGCGATCCAGAACTGGACATGAATACGAACAAATTCACGCAAGAGATGAATGAAAAGCTGAATGTAAAATTGAATATTCAGATTAACTCGAATGAAACGGCTAAAGAGAAGAGGCAGCTTGCTCTTACGAGCGGGGATTATCCAGACATTTTCCTTTTGAACTGGTCCGATGTCATTACCCCTTCGGAGCTGATGAAATTGGGATCACAAGGCGTACTTCTTCCATTAAACGAGCTCATTGACAAGTATGGACCCAATATTAAAAAACGAATGGAAGAAATCCCTAATTACAAAAGTATTACAGCACCAGACGGAAATATTTACGGGTTGCCGGCAATCAATGAATGCTACCATTGCAGTTTCGGCTCCAAGATGTGGGTGAATACGGAATGGTTGAAAAAAGTCGGAATGGAAATGCCGAAAACAACGGAAGATTTTAAGAAAATGCTCGTAGCTTTTAAAGAGACAGATTTGAACGGCAACGGGAAAAAGGATGAGATACCTCTAAGCGGAGCTGTCGGAAACCCTGTAGCCAGTGTTTTGATGAACGCTTTTATTAATGATGATTCTGGCACACATTGCAACAATGCTCCTTGTTATTTTATATCAAAAGACGGTAAAGCAGAATTTACTGCAAACAAGCCGGAGTTTAAAGCCGGCCTTGAATATATAGCTTCGCTTTACGCGGAAGGCTTGATCGATCCGGGTGCCTTCTCGCAAAACGGGCCTGCATATAAGCAGGTTGTCAACCGGGATGGAATCGCGACAACAGGCGTCGCTATAGGGCTTCATCCCTACGTTTTCTTTGATCCCAATAACCCGATTCACCTGCAATATGAGGCAATTCCTCCACTGAAAGGACCGTCCGGTGTTCAAACGACAGGGTATGGTGGGGGCAAAAACCTTGGGGGCGCCAACTTTGCAATATCGAATAAGGCAAACAAAGAACAACAAATAGCTGCCATTAAGCTTGCCGACTATTTGGTGACGGATGAGGGTACAATTCGGGCAACCCATGGGGAAAAAGGCGTTAACTGGACGGAAGGAACCGCTTCCGATCTCGATCTGAACGGAAAACCTGCAAAATACAAGCCAATTGTGCTTCCATTAGGTGAAACACGTAAGCATAACAATGCTTGGAGCGAGGTTGGTCCTTTTGTTAAGACGAAAGATTTCAGAGCGTCTTGGGCAGCAGATCAAGATATCAAAGCGAAAGCGGGATATGAACTGAGATTGTTCAAGGCGACCCAGCTTTATGACGGATTCCAGCCAAAAGAATCGTTCCCGGGCAACATGTTTATTGATCCGGCGGCTGTCGAGGAATACACCATGCTTCTCACAAATATCAATAAATATGTAGATGAAAATAAGGTTAAATTCATTACCGGAAACAAAAAGTTTGCATCTGATTGGGATGCCTATATAGAAGGCTTTAATAAATTGAAATTAGATCGTTATTTGGAAATTACTCAAAAAGCGATGGACAGTACAAAGAAGAAATAA